Proteins found in one Coffea eugenioides isolate CCC68of chromosome 5, Ceug_1.0, whole genome shotgun sequence genomic segment:
- the LOC113769966 gene encoding ABC transporter G family member 10-like codes for MDLPTVTPISGHQQVLYSIKTKNLSYKISTTSYDQLGCGVNQKPRCILKNVNCEAKPREITAIAGSSGAGKTTLLEILGGVIVPSRVSGHVLVNDQPLNVTHFRRMSGYVTQDEALFPLLTVEETIRYSARLRLRVGREVAKKRVQELLKELGLDHVADVRIGSESGRGISGGEKRRVSIGVDLVHDPAVVLIDEPTSGLDSASALHVMLLLKSMAKNQGKTILLSIHQPGYRILELFDKAILLSNGICLHDGTLHCLEERLVSTGHFIPHHVNVLEFAIEVSDSLHVEETDIETGESEHNTNLDSNSPVISNVEEKHISYSNSMFKEILILTQRFSENIFRTKQLFAARTIQALVAGILIGTIFLNAYNNPKRSDVQTQFGFFAFSLTFLLSSTTEALPIFLQERRILMRETSRGAYRLSSYIIANTIVFLPFLLLVALLYTTPVYWLVGLRRDIDGFLYFSLVAWMVVLMSNSFVACFSALVPNFISGMSLIAGIIGAFFLFSGYFIPKENTPECWVFMHYLSLFKYPFESFLINQFGGDEGRRKCVASVGRVCILHGNEFLRRQGIEESQKWNNLIIMLAFILGYRLLCFLILWCRSYRSRN; via the coding sequence ATGGATTTACCGACTGTGACACCAATTTCTGGTCATCAACAAGTTCTTTATAgtataaaaactaaaaatcttTCTTATAAAATATCAACAACCAGCTACGATCAGCTCGGTTGTGGCGTTAACCAGAAGCCTAGGTGTATTTTGAAGAATGTGAACTGCGAAGCCAAACCGAGGGAGATAACAGCCATTGCTGGCTCCAGTGGAGCAGGAAAAACCACATTGTTGGAAATTCTTGGCGGAGTCATTGTTCCGAGTAGAGTCAGCGGTCATGTTCTCGTGAATGATCAGCCTCTGAATGTGACACACTTCCGGAGAATGTCTGGTTATGTGACACAAGATGAAGCTCTATTCCCACTTCTTACTGTTGAAGAGACTATAAGGTATAGTGCACGTCTCAGGCTGCGTGTAGGGCGTGAGGTGGCCAAAAAAAGAGTTCAAGAGCTGTTGAAGGAGCTTGGACTGGACCATGTTGCTGATGTGAGAATTGGCAGTGAATCCGGCAGAGGAATTTCTGGTGGCGAGAAGCGTCGAGTATCAATTGGGGTTGATTTAGTTCATGATCCTGCTGTAGTTTTGATTGATGAACCAACATCAGGACTTGACTCTGCCTCTGCTCTTCATGTGATGTTGCTGCTTAAATCCATGGCTAAGAATCAAGGCAAAACCATCTTGTTAAGCATCCATCAACCCGGCTACCGGATTCTTGAGTTATTTGACAAGGCCATTCTATTGTCCAATGGCATTTGTCTTCATGATGGAACCCTGCATTGCCTAGAGGAGAGGCTCGTTTCCACAGGCCATTTCATCCCTCATCATGTCAATGTGCTTGAATTTGCCATTGAGGTCTCAGACAGCCTGCATGTGGAAGAAACTGATATCGAAACTGGTGAATCAGAACATAACACTAACCTTGACAGCAATTCGCCTGTTATTTCCAATGTGGAGGAAAAGCACATATCTTACTCAAATTCCATGTTCAAGGAGATATTAATACTGACTCAGAGATTCTCCGAAAACATCTTCAGAACCAAGCAGCTTTTTGCTGCAAGGACGATTCAAGCTTTGGTTGCAGGGATCCTAATAGGGACAATATTCCTAAACGCATATAATAATCCAAAGAGATCGGACGTACAAACTCAATTTGGATTCTTCGCATTCAGTCTGACGTTTTTGTTGTCATCCACGACAGAAGCTTTGCCAATTTTCTTGCAAGAGCGGAGAATCTTGATGAGAGAGACCTCAAGAGGAGCCTATAGATTATCTTCTTACATCATAGCAAACACTATAGTGTTTCTTCCCTTCCTTCTGTTAGTGGCTCTTCTATACACTACACCAGTTTACTGGCTAGTTGGATTGAGACGAGATATTGATGGATTTCTGTATTTCTCTCTGGTGGCTTGGATGGTTGTCTTGATGTCAAATTCTTTCGTAGCATGTTTTAGCGCTCTAGTACCAAATTTCATCTCAGGAATGTCCTTGATTGCGGGCATTATAGGGGCATTCTTCCTCTTTTCAGGCTACTTTATACCCAAGGAAAATACGCCCGAGTGTTGGGTTTTTATGCACTACTTAAGCTTGTTCAAATATCCTTTTGAGAGCTTTCTGATAAATCAGTTTGGAGGGGACGAGGGGCGAAGGAAATGCGTGGCAAGTGTTGGAAGAGTGTGCATACTGCATGGTAATGAGTTCTTGAGGAGGCAAGGCATAGAGGAATCACAGAAATGGAATAACTTAATTATAATGTTGGCTTTCATTTTGGGCTACAGGCTTCTCTGTTTCTTGATTCTGTGGTGCAGATCTTACCGGAGCAGAAACTAA